Proteins co-encoded in one Cucurbita pepo subsp. pepo cultivar mu-cu-16 chromosome LG15, ASM280686v2, whole genome shotgun sequence genomic window:
- the LOC111811302 gene encoding uncharacterized protein LOC111811302 has product MASNKIIFFLLSSLFLFQAVSAVEYTVTNDAIGTPGGICFDNEIGADYSRQILAAATNLIWNIFRQSSDDDRKNVQKVSLFIDRDYDGVAFASNDEIHVGADYIANYDGDLKKEITGVLYHEMTHIWQWNGNPSAPGGLIEGIADYVRLKSGYIPGHWVGPGGGSRWDQGYDVTARFLDYLEGLRSGFVAELNRRLKNGYSADYFLQLLGKPVDQLWADYKAAFGN; this is encoded by the exons ATGGCTTCCAACAagatcatcttcttccttttatcctctctctttctctttcaggctGTTTCTGCCGTTGAGTACACCGTCACGAACGATGCGATCGGAACCCCTGGCGGTATCTGTTTTGACAACGAAATCGGAGCGGATTACAGCCGGCAGATATTGGCAGCTGCCactaatttgatttggaacaTTTTCCGACAAAGCTCCGATGATGATCGGAAGAATGTGCAGAAGGTCAGCCTGTTCATCGATAGAGACTATGATGGAGTGGCGTTTGCTAGCAACGACGAGATTCATGTCGGTGCTGACTATATTGCTAACTATGACGGGGACTTGAAGAAGGAAATAACAg GAGTGCTATACCACGAAATGACCCATATTTGGCAATGGAACGGGAACCCAAGTGCACCGGGCGGGCTGATCGAAGGGATCGCGGACTACGTACGGCTGAAGTCGGGGTATATTCCGGGGCACTGGGTGGGGCCGGGCGGCGGGAGTAGGTGGGACCAAGGCTACGACGTGACGGCCAGATTTTTGGACTATTTAGAGGGGTTGAGAAGTGGGTTCGTTGCAGAGCTGAACCGGAGGCTCAAAAATGGCTACTCCGCCGATTACTTCCTGCAGTTGCTCGGAAAGCCGGTGGATCAGCTCTGGGCAGATTACAAGGCCGCGTTCGGAAattag
- the LOC111776403 gene encoding uncharacterized protein LOC111776403, producing MDHLSNDQFARRRFPHINNIVFSEEKIIHKPNSMACPNLIFLAFLITLSSIKPTNSVDFSVTNAAGNTAGGTRFDQEIGISKAENTLKIATDFILKTFQQQDADADADIKTVHKIRLVIDAEYDIVSYTSGTDIFIAANYIAEYPGDLRNEFAGILYQELTKVWQWTGNGEAPAGLIEGVAEFVRLKSGFVPGEWAAAGDGERWDEGGGGVTARFLEYLEGLGSGFVAELNRKMRNGYSEDYFVELMAATADELWAEYKAEYGKIIKY from the coding sequence ATGGACCATTTGTCCAATGACCAATTTGCCCGTCGCAGGTTTCCCCATATAAACAACATCGTCTTCTCCGAAGAGAAAATCATTCACAAACCAAATTCCATGGCTTGCCCCAATCTAATCTTCCTAGCTTTCCTTATAACTCTATCCTCCATAAAACCCACAAACTCCGTCGACTTCTCCGTCACCAACGCCGCCGGAAACACCGCCGGCGGCACTCGTTTCGACCAGGAAATCGGAATTTCCAAAGCAGAGAACACTCTAAAAATTGCCACCGATTTCATATTGAAAACATTCCAACAGCAAGACGCCGACGCCGACGCCGACATAAAGACCGTCCACAAAATCCGCCTCGTCATCGACGCCGAATACGACATCGTTTCCTACACTTCCGGCACCGACATATTCATCGCCGCAAACTACATCGCTGAATATCCCGGCGACCTGAGGAACGAATTCGCCGGAATTTTATACCAGGAGCTGACTAAAGTGTGGCAGTGGACTGGAAACGGTGAGGCGCCGGCCGGGCTCATCGAAGGGGTGGCGGAATTCGTGAGGCTGAAATCCGGGTTTGTCCCAGGAGAGTGGGCGGCGGCCGGAGATGGTGAGAGGTGGGATGAGGGCGGCGGAGGGGTGACGGCGAGGTTTCTGGAGTATTTGGAGGGGTTGGGAAGTGGGTTCGTGGCGGAGCTTAACcggaaaatgagaaatggtTACAGCGAAGATTACTTTGTGGAGCTGATGGCCGCGACGGCCGACGAGCTTTGGGCGGAGTACAAGGCGGAGTACggcaaaataattaaatattaa
- the LOC111811301 gene encoding uncharacterized protein LOC111811301 — translation MASNNIIFFFLSLLLLQAVSAVDYTVTSNAGGTPGGDRFDTQIGADYCRQTLIEASGFIWSIFRQNTDADRKNVRSVSLLIDRDYDGVAFASNNRIHVSANYIAGITGDVKREVTGVLYHEMVHVWQWDGNGAAPGWLIEGFADYIRLKAGYIPGHWVQPGGGRSWEEGYDKTARFLDYLETRRSGFVSELNRMLRNGYSPDYFVQLQGKPVAQLWAEYKAAFGN, via the exons ATGGCTTCCAACAACATAatattcttcttcctctctctcctcctcctaCAGGCGGTTTCCGCCGTTGATTACACAGTCACCAGCAACGCCGGTGGCACTCCCGGCGGCGACCGCTTCGACACCCAAATTGGAGCGGATTACTGCCGTCAAACACTGATAGAAGCCAGTGGTTTTATCTGGAGCATTTTCCGTCAAAACACAGACGCCGACCGGAAAAATGTGCGGAGTGTCAGCCTGTTGATCGACCGAGATTACGACGGAGTGGCGTTTGCTAGCAACAACCGAATTCACGTTAGTGCTAATTACATCGCCGGCATCACCGGGGACGTGAAGAGGGAGGTAACAG GAGTGTTGTACCATGAAATGGTACATGTCTGGCAATGGGATGGAAACGGGGCGGCGCCCGGGTGGCTGATTGAAGGGTTTGCCGATTACATACGACTGAAGGCGGGGTACATTCCGGGGCACTGGGTTCAGCCCGGAGGCGGGAGAAGTTGGGAGGAAGGGTACGACAAGACGGCGAGATTTCTGGACTATTTGGAGACGCGGCGGAGCGGGTTCGTGTCGGAGCTGAATCGGATGCTCAGAAATGGGTACTCTCCGGATTACTTTGTGCAGTTGCAGGGGAAGCCGGTGGCTCAGCTGTGGGCGGAGTACAAGGCGGCGTTTGGGAATTGA
- the LOC111811307 gene encoding 22.0 kDa heat shock protein-like — MAMSMGLPRTMVCTFLPLAVLLFVTHQHAAHALMPYRSVWDIMQPAIMQGGFSEDPFRILEQSPLGVPRSAVDTVSIARTDWKETSGEHMIWMDIPGVKKEDLKIEVEEKSVLRISGEMKGESEVEGERWHRAERSSSGRFWRQFRLPGNANMEGIKAHLENGVLKVTVPKLPEEKKEAKVVKIEEGSMSGGEDLKPSRADV, encoded by the exons ATGGCGATGAGTATGGGGCTACCACGAACCATGGTTTGCACGTTTCTTCCACTCGCAGTGTTGCTGTTTGTCACCCACCAACATGCCGCCCACGCTCTCATGCCCTACCGCTCCGTCTGGGACATCATGCAACCAGCCATCATGCAAG GCGGGTTCTCGGAGGATCCATTCAGAATCCTAGAGCAGAGTCCCCTAGGCGTTCCAAGGTCAGCGGTGGACACAGTGTCAATAGCCCGCACAGACTGGAAGGAGACAAGCGGGGAGCACATGATATGGATGGACATTCCCGGCGTGAAGAAGGAGGATTTAAAGATCGAGGTGGAGGAGAAAAGCGTGCTGAGAATCAGCGGAGAGATGAAGGGAGAGAGCGAAGTGGAAGGGGAGAGATGGCACCGGGCGGAGAGGAGTTCATCGGGGAGGTTCTGGAGGCAGTTCAGGCTGCCGGGGAACGCCAACATGGAAGGGATCAAAGCCCACTTGGAGAACGGGGTGCTGAAGGTGACGGTGCCGAAGCTGCcggaggagaagaaggaggCGAAGGTGGTGAAGATCGAGGAAGGGAGCATGTCCGGCGGCGAGGATCTGAAGCCTTCCAGAGCTGACGTCTAA
- the LOC111811278 gene encoding triacylglycerol lipase 1 isoform X2 — MAKPLMAMVFLLCFFALHSADDSSYRSLEYSILPRALSDQKSLCSQLVQPVGYPCAEHQIQTKDGFLLGLQRVSSRDGELEKQKGPPILLLHGLFMGGDAWFLNSARESLGFILADNGFDVWIGNVRGTRWSHGHTSVSEDEKEFWDWSWEDLALYDLAGMIDYINSLTKRKIYVVGHSQGTIMSFAALTQPDIAKKVEAAALLSPISYLEHITAPLVRLMVDTHLDTIILAAGFHELNFKSDWGTVLLDDLCDRLVNCINVLSSITGENCCLNGSRFDLFFEYEPHPSSAKNLHHLFQMIRKGTFSRYDYGLLKNLRVYGQRKPPAFDLSRIPKSLPLWMAYGGSDELSDWTDLQHTIKELKSVPELVYLENYGHVDFILSMKAKEDVYDPMIKFLKSLGKSVVD, encoded by the exons ATGGCGAAGCCATTGATGGCTATGGTATTTCTTCTTTGCTTCTTCGCTCTCCATTCTGCCGATGATTCCTCTTATCGTTCCCTTGAGTACTCGATTCTCCCTCGCGCTCTGTCTGACCAGAAGTCCTTGTGCTCTCAACTTGTTCAACCTGTTGGCTATCCTTGCGCGGAGCATCAG ATACAAACGAAGGATGGATTTTTATTGGGTCTTCAACGAGTATCTTCACGCGATGGAGAATTGGAAAAGCAAAAGGGCCCTCCAATTTTGCTACTCCATGGACTGTTCATG GGTGGCGATGCATGGTTTTTGAATTCTGCTAGAGAATCTTTAGGATTTATCCTTGCAGATAATGGATTTGATGTGTGGATAGGAAATGTGCGTGGAACTCGGTGGAGTCATGGGCATACATCCGTATCAGAGGATGAGAAG GAGTTTTGGGATTGGAGTTGGGAAGACTTGGCTTTGTATGATCTTGCAGGCATGATTGACTACATAAATTCATTGACAAAGAGGAAAATTTATGTTGTTGGGCACTCACAG GGAACAATTATGTCTTTTGCTGCTCTTACCCAGCCAGACATAGCCAAGAAAGTTGAAGCAGCTGCTCTTTTAAGTCCCATATCGTACTTGGAGCATATCACTGCTCCATTAGTACGTCTAATGGTTGACACACATCTCGATACG ATAATTCTTGCCGCGGGATTTCATGAACTCAACTTTAAAAG CGATTGGGGAACAGTCCTTTTAGATGATCTTTGTGATCGGCTCGTTAACTGCATCAATGTTCTAAGTTCAATAACAG GTGAAAATTGTTGCCTTAATGGCTCACGGTTCGACTTATTTTTCGAATACGAACCACATCCATCATCAGCAAAAAACTTGCACCATCTTTTCCAAA TGATCCGCAAGGGTACTTTTTCCAGGTATGACTACGGATTGTTAAAGAATCTGAGAGTCTACGGCCAAAGGAAGCCTCCTGCATTTGATCTCAGCCGTATTCCTAAGTCCTTGCCGCTGTGGATGGCGTACGGGGGCAGCGACGAGTTGTCCGATTGGACAGATCTGCAGCACACGATCAAGGAGCTGAAGTCGGTACCAGAATTGGTTTACCTTGAAAATTATGGCCATGTGGACTTCATTTTGAGCATGAAAGCGAAGGAAGATGTGTATGATCCTATGATCAAATTCTTGAAATCCTTGGGAAAGTCAG TGGTCGACTAA
- the LOC111811278 gene encoding triacylglycerol lipase 1 isoform X1, whose translation MAKPLMAMVFLLCFFALHSADDSSYRSLEYSILPRALSDQKSLCSQLVQPVGYPCAEHQIQTKDGFLLGLQRVSSRDGELEKQKGPPILLLHGLFMGGDAWFLNSARESLGFILADNGFDVWIGNVRGTRWSHGHTSVSEDEKEFWDWSWEDLALYDLAGMIDYINSLTKRKIYVVGHSQGTIMSFAALTQPDIAKKVEAAALLSPISYLEHITAPLVRLMVDTHLDTIILAAGFHELNFKSDWGTVLLDDLCDRLVNCINVLSSITGENCCLNGSRFDLFFEYEPHPSSAKNLHHLFQMIRKGTFSRYDYGLLKNLRVYGQRKPPAFDLSRIPKSLPLWMAYGGSDELSDWTDLQHTIKELKSVPELVYLENYGHVDFILSMKAKEDVYDPMIKFLKSLGKSGIEYGDDGQNPSEFR comes from the exons ATGGCGAAGCCATTGATGGCTATGGTATTTCTTCTTTGCTTCTTCGCTCTCCATTCTGCCGATGATTCCTCTTATCGTTCCCTTGAGTACTCGATTCTCCCTCGCGCTCTGTCTGACCAGAAGTCCTTGTGCTCTCAACTTGTTCAACCTGTTGGCTATCCTTGCGCGGAGCATCAG ATACAAACGAAGGATGGATTTTTATTGGGTCTTCAACGAGTATCTTCACGCGATGGAGAATTGGAAAAGCAAAAGGGCCCTCCAATTTTGCTACTCCATGGACTGTTCATG GGTGGCGATGCATGGTTTTTGAATTCTGCTAGAGAATCTTTAGGATTTATCCTTGCAGATAATGGATTTGATGTGTGGATAGGAAATGTGCGTGGAACTCGGTGGAGTCATGGGCATACATCCGTATCAGAGGATGAGAAG GAGTTTTGGGATTGGAGTTGGGAAGACTTGGCTTTGTATGATCTTGCAGGCATGATTGACTACATAAATTCATTGACAAAGAGGAAAATTTATGTTGTTGGGCACTCACAG GGAACAATTATGTCTTTTGCTGCTCTTACCCAGCCAGACATAGCCAAGAAAGTTGAAGCAGCTGCTCTTTTAAGTCCCATATCGTACTTGGAGCATATCACTGCTCCATTAGTACGTCTAATGGTTGACACACATCTCGATACG ATAATTCTTGCCGCGGGATTTCATGAACTCAACTTTAAAAG CGATTGGGGAACAGTCCTTTTAGATGATCTTTGTGATCGGCTCGTTAACTGCATCAATGTTCTAAGTTCAATAACAG GTGAAAATTGTTGCCTTAATGGCTCACGGTTCGACTTATTTTTCGAATACGAACCACATCCATCATCAGCAAAAAACTTGCACCATCTTTTCCAAA TGATCCGCAAGGGTACTTTTTCCAGGTATGACTACGGATTGTTAAAGAATCTGAGAGTCTACGGCCAAAGGAAGCCTCCTGCATTTGATCTCAGCCGTATTCCTAAGTCCTTGCCGCTGTGGATGGCGTACGGGGGCAGCGACGAGTTGTCCGATTGGACAGATCTGCAGCACACGATCAAGGAGCTGAAGTCGGTACCAGAATTGGTTTACCTTGAAAATTATGGCCATGTGGACTTCATTTTGAGCATGAAAGCGAAGGAAGATGTGTATGATCCTATGATCAAATTCTTGAAATCCTTGGGAAAGTCAG GGATCGAGTATGGAGATGACGGTCAAAATCCTTCTGAATTCAGGTAA
- the LOC111811267 gene encoding gallate 1-beta-glucosyltransferase-like codes for MTSMDSLPHVFLVSFPGQGHINPMLRLGKKLAATGLLVTFSTTANAGRRMKNAGSISDDPTPLGNGFLRFEFFDDGLTDTSPAIPFDQYMPQLRRLGEISLLQILKNQTKENRPVACVIGNPFVPWVCDVADHLGISSAVLWVQSLAVLSIYYHHFHGSVPFPSETQPNLDVQLPCLPLLKYDEIPSFLLPNDIYHTIGKTILDQFSNLSNPFCILIDTFEELEAEIVEYMSKIFPIKTVGPLFKNCNEIKTSISGDCLRIDECMEWVDSKPKGSVVYVSFGSVVYLKQEQVDEIAYGLLNSGFCFLWVLKPPASNLEIKRHVLPKEFMEEAGERGKVVQWSPQERVLSHPSVACFMTHCGWNSSVEAISSGVPVLAFPQWGDQLTNAKFLVDVFGVGLRLSRGVGEDRVIKRDEIEKCLREAMVGPKAVEIKQKAVERQMAAEKAVAEGGSSDRNFKHFIDEIRKRSIGCGERFHVTCPSTT; via the exons ATGACTTCCATGGATTCCCTCCCTCATGTCTTTCTCGTCAGCTTCCCCGGCCAAGGCCACATCAACCCCATGCTCCGCCTCGGCAAAAAACTAGCCGCCACCGGCCTTCTCGTCACGTTCTCCACCACCGCCAACGCCGGTCGCAGAATGAAAAACGCCGGCAGCATCTCCGACGACCCAACGCCTCTTGGCAATGGCTTCCTCCGCTTTGAATTCTTCGACGACGGCCTCACCGACACCAGCCCCGCCATCCCCTTCGACCAATACATGCCGCAGCTCCGGCGACTAGGCGAAATTTCACTTCTCCAAATCTtgaaaaaccaaaccaaagaAAACCGACCGGTCGCCTGCGTTATTGGCAACCCTTTTGTGCCTTGGGTGTGTGACGTGGCCGACCACCTCGGAATCTCCTCCGCCGTCTTATGGGTCCAATCATTGGCTGTCTTATCCATTTATTATCACCATTTTCATGGCTCTGTCCCCTTCCCATCTGAAACCCAACCAAATCTCGACGTTCAGCTGCCTTGTTTGCCACTTTTGAAGTACGATGAAATCCCGAGCTTCTTGCTTCCAAACGACATTTATCATACAATTGGGAAGACTATCTTGGATCAATTTTCGAACCTCTCGAACCCCTTTTGTATATTGATCGACACTTTTGAAGAGCTCGAGGCTGAGATCGTTGAATACATGTCGAAAATTTTTCCCATTAAGACGGTGGGGCCGTTGTTCAAGAATTGTAATGAAATCAAAACTAGTATTTCTGGTGATTGCTTGAGAATTGATGAATGTATGGAGTGGGTCGACTCGAAGCCAAAAGGGTCGGTGGTTTACGTGTCGTTTGGAAGCGTGGTGTATTTGAAACAAGAACAGGTTGATGAGATTGCTTATGGACTCTTGAATTCTGGGTTTTGTTTCTTGTGGGTTTTGAAACCTCCGGCTTCAAATCTCGAGATCAAGCGCCACGTTCTTCCCAAAGAG TTCATGGAAGAGGCCGGCGAGAGAGGGAAGGTGGTTCAATGGAGTCCACAAGAACGAGTACTATCACACCCATCGGTGGCATGTTTCATGACGCATTGCGGATGGAACTCGTCCGTGGAGGCGATAAGCTCCGGCGTGCCGGTGTTGGCATTTCCGCAATGGGGGGATCAGCTCACCAACGCCAAGTTTCTCGTCGATGTGTTCGGCGTCGGTCTCCGCCTGTCTCGTGGAGTCGGAGAAGACAGAGTAATCAAAAGAGATGAGATTGAGAAGTGCCTGAGAGAAGCCATGGTAGGACCCAAGGCGGTGGAGATAAAACAGAAGGCTGTGGAGCGGCAAATGGCGGCGGAGAAGGCGGTGGCTGAAGGTGGGTCCTCCGACAGAAATTTCAAACACTTCATTGATGAGATTAGGAAACGGTCGATTGGTTGTGGTGAGAGATTCCATGTCACTTGTCCCTCTACTACCTAG
- the LOC111811266 gene encoding putative UDP-glucose glucosyltransferase, translated as MPAETQPPCNVLMVTFPGQGHMNPTLRLGKKLASKGLHITISTTLDFGDSLRNAGSIADHRYPFGAGFIDFHFWNDGWENDDLRRRDLDLYLPQLELTGKAALSRTLNDRAAENRPVSCLIGNPFVPWVCDVANEFGIPCSVLWVQSCSVFSIYYHFSRKTLNFPSESHPFCDVEIPSLPLLKHDEIPSFLHPYGEYKAIGRSILQQFRNVSVPFCILMDTFEELEKDVIDHISTICSVIPIGPLFQTLKLSDEKGSLSGDFLKADDCFEWLDSKPEKSVVYISFGSIVHLSQTQVEEMAHALCNSGFSFLWVMKPLTKDMADCLGLKSHVLPDGFLEKAGERAKIVKWSPQQRVLFHPSIACFVTHCGWNSSVEALSSGVPMVVLPQWGDQVTNAKFLVEQLGVGLRLTRGVMEKRLVLRDEFEKCLRDAIVGPKAEELRENALKWKKAAEKAAAEGGSSETRIDELVGEIRKRSGNVIKSQASRCVRTHF; from the coding sequence ATGCCCGCCGAGACCCAACCCCCTTGCAATGTCCTCATGGTCACCTTCCCCGGCCAAGGCCACATGAACCCCACGCTCCGCCTCGGCAAGAAACTCGCTTCCAAAGGCCTTCACATCACAATCTCCACCACCCTCGACTTCGGCGACAGCCTCAGAAACGCCGGAAGTATCGCCGACCACCGTTACCCCTTTGGCGCCGGTTTCATCGACTTCCATTTTTGGAACGACGGCTGGGAGAACGATGACCTCCGACGCAGAGACTTGGACCTTTATCTGCCGCAGCTCGAGCTCACCGGCAAGGCGGCGCTGTCGCGAACGCTCAATGACCGTGCCGCTGAGAATCGGCCGGTTTCTTGTCTCATCGGAAACCCATTTGTTCCGTGGGTTTGCGATGTGGCTAATGAGTTTGGAATCCCCTGTTCTGTTCTCTGGGTTCAATCTTGCTCtgttttctccatttattatcatttttctcGTAAAACCCTGAATTTCCCTTCTGAATCTCATCCATTCTGTGATGTTGAAATACCCTCTCTGCCTCTGCTGAAACACGATGAAATCCCGAGCTTTTTGCACCCATATGGCGAGTATAAGGCCATTGGTCGGTCCATTTTGCAGCAATTTCGAAACGTCTCTGTCCCATTCTGTATTTTGATGGATACTTTCGAGGAACTTGAAAAGGACGTCATCGATCATATCTCGACGATATGCTCTGTTATTCCGATTGGTCCTCTGTTTCAGACGCTAAAACTCTCCGACGAAAAAGGGTCTCTCTCCGGCGATTTCTTGAAAGCGGACGATTGCTTCGAGTGGCTCGATTCAAAGCCAGAGAAATCGGTTGTTTATATCTCGTTTGGAAGCATTGTTCATTTGAGCCAAACCCAAGTCGAGGAAATGGCTCACGCGCTCTGTAATTCTGGGTTTTCATTCTTGTGGGTAATGAAGCCATTGACAAAGGACATGGCAGATTGTTTGGGGCTGAAATCGCATGTTCTTCCAGATGGGTTTTTGGAGAAAGCAGGGGAGAGAGCTAAGATTGTGAAATGGAGTCCACAGCAGAGGGTTCTATTTCATCCTTCCATTGCTTGTTTTGTTACTCACTGTGGATGGAACTCGTCGGTGGAAGCTCTGAGCTCCGGCGTGCCTATGGTGGTGCTGCCGCAGTGGGGAGATCAGGTGACTAACGCTAAGTTCTTGGTGGAACAGCTTGGGGTTGGACTCCGGCTGACACGTGGCGTGATGGAGAAGAGATTGGTTCTGAGAGATGAGTTTGAGAAGTGTTTAAGGGACGCCATTGTTGGGCCTAAGGCGGAGGAGCTTCGGGAAAACGCCTTAAAGTGGAAGAAGGCGGCGGAgaaggcggcggcggagggCGGCTCCTCTGAGACTCGTATCGATGAGCTCGTCGGCGAGATCAGGAAGCGATCTGGTAACGTTATCAAGTCACAGGCAAGTCGTTGCGTTCGTACTCACTTTTGA
- the LOC111811275 gene encoding RNA pseudouridine synthase 4, mitochondrial: protein MVLPAVLRRSVIRRSFPSSAAPGGESLHFSIFCERKSTFALSNATETVSEQKNEKGSNRWFTLPPFTATVNGSALGNRIMNGGAQAEAETSTTAITALKWVFRCCPELPRSLVQKLFRLRKVRRGSSMIENSECNLEARDQLKRVAANDILNIGDKLCLPISVQVFPTERAPDCCNKEEKKFIHSLVLYKDPAILAINKPPGLPVQGGIGVKRSLDELAASCLSYDYSEPPRLVHRLDRDSSGILIMGRTSTSTSVLHSIFREKTLGASKHANHVDREKKILQKRYWALVIGSPRRTKGLITAPLVKMVLDDGRSEQIMVVDNAESMPFQHAITTYKVIKTHHGYTWLELCPLTGRKHQLRVHCAEVLGTPIVGDYKYGWQAHRNWKPFPHNSHKNQGKKQSLPFGLDFESGSIAENNPRLHLHCKHLTLPDVSCALHNDSLDHDCSRLERLELDAPLPSYMQRSWDIINN, encoded by the exons ATGGTGCTTCCGGCAGTCCTCCGTCGCTCTGTTATCCGACGTTCTTTCCCATCTTCCGCCGCTCCCGGCGGCGAAAGCCtccatttctcaattttttgtGAGCGGAAGTCCACCTTCGCCTTGAGTAACGCCACCGAAACAGTATCCGAACAGAAAAATGAGAAGGGAAGCAATAGATGGTTCACGTTGCCTCCATTTACTGCGACTGTAAACGGCTCGGCTTTAGGTAATCGCATAATGAACGGAGGAGCTCAAGCCGAAGCAGAAACTTCCACCACCGCAATCACCGCCCTGAAATGGGTGTTCCGCTGCTGCCCGGAGCTGCCGAGGAGCCTTGTGCAGAAGCTATTTCGACTAAGAAAG GTTCGACGAGGGTCTTCTATGATTGAAAATTCTGAATGTAATTTGGAAGCTCGAGACCAACTTAAAAGA GTGGCAGCCAATGACATTCTGAACATAGGTGATAAACTTTGTCTCCCCATCTCCGTTCAAGTATTTCCTACAGAGAGAGCTCCGGATTGTTgcaataaagaagaaaagaaattcattCATAGTCTAGTTTTATATAAG GATCCAGCTATACTTGCTATCAATAAACCTCCTGGCTTGCCCGTACAG GGAGGTATTGGCGTCAAAAGAAGTTTAGATGAATTGGCTGCCAGTTGTTTAAGTTATGACTACTCAGAGCCACCTCGGCTA GTACACAGGCTTGACAGGGACAGCAGTGGCATCTTGATAATGGGCAGGACTTCCACAAGTACTTCAGTTCTTCATTCTATCTTCCGTGAGAAAACTCTTGGGGCATCGAAACAT GCGAACCATGTTGATAGGGAGAAAAAGATtttgcaaaagaggtattGGGCACTTGTAATTGGTTCTCCAAGACGTACAAAGGGATTGATTACAGCCCCACTTGTAAAG ATGGTGTTGGACGATGGAAGATCTGAGCAAATTATGGTCGTTGACAATGCTGAATCTATGCCTTTTCAACACGCAATTACTACATATAAAGTGATCAAAACTCATCATG GATACACTTGGTTGGAGTTGTGTCCCCTCACTGGAAGAAAACATCAG CTTCGTGTTCATTGTGCCGAGGTATTAGGAACGCCTATAGTTGGAGACTACAAATATGGATGGCAAGCACATAGAAACTGGAAACCATTTCCTCATAATTCCCACAAGAATCAAGGAAAGAAACAATCCCTTCCTTTTGGTCTTGACTTTGAAAGTGGAAGTATTGCAGAAAACAACCCTCGCCTACACCTTCATTGTAAGCATCTGACTTTACCAGATGTCTCTTGCGCACTGCATAATGATTCTCTAGATCATGACTGCTCAAGATTGGAACGTCTGGAGTTGGATGCTCCTTTGCCTTCATACATGCAAAGAAGTTGGgatatcataaataattag